In a single window of the Rhinolophus ferrumequinum isolate MPI-CBG mRhiFer1 chromosome 21, mRhiFer1_v1.p, whole genome shotgun sequence genome:
- the FTSJ3 gene encoding pre-rRNA 2'-O-ribose RNA methyltransferase FTSJ3: protein MGKKGKVGKSRRDKFYHLAKETGYRSRSAFKLIQLNRRFQFLQKARALLDLCAAPGGWLQVAAKFMPVSSLIVGVDLVPIKPLPNVVTLQEDITTEHCRQALRKELKTWKVDVVLNDGAPNVGASWVHDAYSQAHLTLMALRLACDFLARGGCFITKVFRSRDYQPLLWIFQQLFRRVQATKPQASRHESAEIFVVCQGFLAPDKVDNKFFDPKFAFKEVEVQAKTVTELVTKKKPKAEGYAEGDLTLYHRTSVTDFLRAANPVDFLSKASEISLDDEELAHHPATTEDIRVCCQDIKVLGRKELRSLLNWRTKLRRFVAKRLKEQAKALDISLSSGEEEEEGEESTAGAVRQPSKEEEEEEELNRTLAEMKAQEVAELKRKKKKLLREQRKQRERVELKMDLPGVSIADEGETGMFSLRTIRGHQLLEEVTQGDMSAADTFTSDLPRDDIYISDVEDDDDASLDSDLDPEELAGVGGPQSLKDPKRVRFAEADDKEEEEEENPLLVRLEEKAVLQEEQANLWFSKDGFRGIEDDADEALEISQAQLLYESRRKGQPQPSPPTPSPPSSVKTERKPPQCQEEAPKEEEAPLETEGATSPGGQERDDSSDSDSSSEDGESWEPHRGKKRSRGPKSDDDGFEIVPIEDPVKHRILDPEGLALGAIIASSKKAKRDLIDNSFNRYTFNEDEGELPEWFVQEEKQHRIRQLPIDKKEVEHYRKRWREINARPIKKVAEAKARKKRRMLKKLEQTKKKAEAVVNTVDISEREKVAQLRSLYKKAGLGKEKRQVTYVVAKKGVGRKVRRPAGVRGHFKVVDSRMKKDQRAQQRKEQKKKNKRK, encoded by the exons ATGGGCAAGAAGGGTAAAGTCGGGAAGAGCCGGCGGGACAAGTTCTATCACTTGGCAAAGGAAACTG GTTATCGTTCCCGCTCTGCCTTCAAGCTGATTCAGCTGAATCGCCGCTTTCAGTTCTTGCAAAAAGCCAGAGCCTTGCTGGATCTGTGTGCTGCGCCAGGAGGATG GTTGCAGGTGGCTGCCAAGTTTATGCCTGTGTCCAGCCTTATTGTGG GGGTGGACCTGGTTCCTATCAAGCCTCTTCCCAATGTGGTGACACTCCAGGAGGATATCACGACAGAACACTGTAGGCAG GCTTTAAGGAAGGAGCTGAAGACCTGGAAAGTTGATGTTGTGCTCAATGATGGGGCCCCCAACGTCGGGGCTAGCTGGGTCCATGATGCTTACTCACAAG CCCATTTGACACTGATGGCTCTTCGTTTGGCTTGTGATTTTCTGGCCCGAGGTGGCTGCTTCATCACAAAGGTTTTCCGTTCCCGTGACTATCAGCCCCTACTATGGATCTTCCAGCAGCTGTTCCGCCGTGTCCAGGCCACTAAGCCCCAAGCCTCTCGCCACGAGTCTGCAGAGATCTTTGTAGTCTGCCAGG GATTCCTGGCTCCTGACAAGGTTGACAATAAATTCTTTGACCCCAAATTTGCCTTCAAGGAGGTTGAAGTCCAGGCCAAGACTGTCACTGAGTTGGTGACTAAGAAGAAACCAAAG GCTGAAGGCTATGCTGAGGGTGACCTCACTCTCTATCACCGTACCTCAGTCACTGACTTCCTCCGAGCTGCCAACCCTGTTGATTTCCTCTCCAAAGCCAGTGAA ATCTCGCTAGATGATGAAGAATTGGCACATCATCCAGCTACCACTGAGGACATACGGGTGTGCTGTCAGGATATCAAAGTGCTGGGGCGCAAGGAGCTTAG GTCCCTGCTGAACTGGAGGACGAAGCTTCGGCGGTTTGTGGCCAAGAGGCTGAAAGAGCAAGCAAAGGCACTGGACATCAG CCTCAGCtcgggagaggaagaggaagaaggtgaggagTCAACAGCTGGGGCCGTGAGGCAGCCCtccaaggaggaggaagaagaggaagagctgaACAGGACCCTGGCAGAGATGAAGGCCCAGGAGGTGGCAGAATTAAAGAG gaagaaaaagaaactgctgCGTGAGCAGAGAAAGCAGCGGGAGCGTGTGGAGCTGAAGATGGATCTTCCCGGGGTTTCCATCGCAGATGAGGGGGAGACTGGCATGTTCTCCTTGCGTACCATCCGGGGTCACCAG TTGTTAGAGGAGGTAACACAAGGGGATATGAGTGCTGCAGACACGTTTACGTCTGACCTGCCAAGAGACGACATCTACATATCAGATGTTGAGGATGACGATGACGCATCTCTGGATAGTGACCTGGATCCAGAGGAGCTGGCAGGAGTCGGAGGACCTCAGAGTCTAAAGGACCCAAAGCG TGTACGATTTGCAGAAGCAGAtgataaagaggaggaggaagaagagaatccACTGCTGGTACGACTGGAGGAAAAGGCGGTCCTGCAGGAAGAACAAGCCAATTTGTGGTTCTCAAAG GATGGCTTCCGGGGAATTGAGGATGATGCTGACGAGGCCCTGGAGATCAGTCAGGCCCAGCTGTTGTACGAGAGCCGGCGGAAGGGGCAGCCGCAGCCGTCACCACCAACACCTTCACCACCTTCCagtgtgaagacagagagaaaacctCCCCAGTGCCAGGAGGAGGCCCCTAAGGAGGAAGAGGCTCCATTGGAGACAGAGGGAGCCACCAGCCCTGGGGGGCAAGAAAGAGATGACAGCTCAGACAGTGATAGCAGCAGTGAGGATGGAGAGAG TTGGGAACCACACCGCGGTAAGAAGAGAAGCCGTGGGCCAAAGTCAGATGACGACGGGTTTGAAATAGTGCCTATTGAGGACCCAG TTAAACATCGGATACTGGATCCTGAAGGCCTTGCTTTAGGTGCTATTATTGCCTCTTCCAAAAAGGCCAAGAGAGACCTCATAGATAATTCCTTCAACCG GTATACATTTAATGAGGATGAGGGGGAGCTTCCAGAGTGGTTTGTGCAGGAGGAAAAGCAGCACAGGATACGACAGTTGCCTATTGACAAGAAGGAAGTGGAGCATTACCGGAAACGCTGGCGGGAAATCAATGCGCGGCCCATCAAGAAAGTGGCTGAGGCTAAAGCCAGAAAGAAGCGGAGG ATGCTGAAGAAGCTGGAGCAAACCAAGAAGAAGGCAGAAGCTGTGGTAAATACAGTGGACATATCAGAACGAGAGAAAGTGGCACAGCTTCGAAG CCTCTATAAGAAGGCTGGGCTTGGCAAGGAGAAACGCCAAGTCACCTACGTCGTAGCCAAAAAAGGTGTAGGCCGCAAAGTGCGCCGGCCAGCTGGAGTCAGAGGTCATTTCAAGGTGGTGGACTCAAGAATGAAGAAGGACCAAAGAGCACAGCAACGGaaggagcagaagaaaaaaaacaaacggAAGTGA
- the PSMC5 gene encoding LOW QUALITY PROTEIN: 26S proteasome regulatory subunit 8 (The sequence of the model RefSeq protein was modified relative to this genomic sequence to represent the inferred CDS: inserted 1 base in 1 codon), with protein MALDGPEQMELEEGKAGSGLRQYYLSKIEELQLIVNDKSQNLRRLQAQRNELNAKVRLLREELQLLQEQGSYVGEVVRAMDKKKVLVKVHPEGKFVVDVDKNIDINDVTPNCRVALRNDSYTLHKILPNKVDPLVSLMMVEKVPDSTYEMIGGLDKQIKEIKEVIELPVKHPELFEALGIAQPKGVLLYGPPGTGKTLLARAVAHHTDCTFIRVSGSELVQKFIGEGARMVRELFVMAREHAPSIIFMDEIDSIGSSRLEGGSGGDSEVQRTMLELLNQLDGFEATKNIKVIMATNRIDILDSALLRPGRIDRKIEFPPPNEEVRSVGHLKIHSRKMNLTRGINLRKIAELMPGASGAEVKGVCTEAGMYALRXRRVHVTQEDFEMAVAKVMQKDSEKNMSIKKLWK; from the exons ATGGCGCTTGACGGGCCAGAGCAG ATGGAGCTGGAAGAGGGGAAGGCAGGAAGTGGACTCCGCCAATATTATCTGTCCAAGATTGAAGAACTGCAG CTGATTGTGAATGATAAGAGCCAAAATCTCCGGAGGCTGCAGGCACAAAGGAATGAGCTTAATGCAAAAG TTCGTCTGCTGCGGGAAGAGCTACAGCTGCTACAGGAGCAGGGCTCCTATGTAGGGGAAGTGGTCCGGGCCATGGATAAGAAGAAAGTGTTAGTTAAG GTACATCCTGAGGGCAAGTTTGTCGTGGACGTGGACAAGAACATTGACATCAATGAT GTGACACCCAATTGCCGGGTGGCTCTAAGAAATGACAGCTACACTCTGCACAAGATCCTGCCCAACAAGGTGGACCCACTGGTGTCCCTGATGATGGTGGAGAAGGTGCCAGATTCCACTTACGAGATGATTGGCGGACTGGACAAGCAGATCAAAGAGATCAAAGAAGTCATCGAGCTGCCTGTTAAGCATCCTGAGCTCTTTGAAGCGCTGGGCATTGCGCAGCCTAAG GGAGTGCTTCTATATGGACCCCCAGGTACTGGGAAGACACTGTTGGCCCGGGCTGTGGCTCATCATACAGACTGCACCTTTATTCGTGTCTCTGGCTCTGAATTGGTACAGAAATTCATTGGGGAAG GGGCAAGAATGGTGAGGGAGCTGTTTGTCATGGCACGAGAACACGCTCCGTCTATCATCTTCATGGACGAAATTGACTCCATTGGCTCCTCACGGCTGGAGGGGGGTTCTGGAGGGGACAGTGAAGTGCAGCGCACAATGCTGGAGCTGCTCAACCAGCTGGATGGCTTTGAGGCCACCAAGAATATCAAG GTTATCATGGCTACTAATAGGATTGATATCCTAGACTCGGCTTTGCTTCGCCCAGGGCGCATCGACAGAAAAATTGAATTTCCACCCCCTAATGAGGAGGTTC GCTCGGTTGGACATTTGAAGATCCATTCTCGAAAAATGAACCTGACCCGTGGGATCAACCTGAGAAAAATCGCTGAGCTCATGCCAGGGGCATCAGGGGCTGAAGTGAAG GGTGTGTGTACCGAAGCTGGCATGTATGCCCTGC GACGGCGAGTCCACGTCACACAGGAGGACTTTGAGATGGCAGTAGCCAAG gtcaTGCAGAAGGATAGTGAGAAAAACATGTCCATCAAGAAGCTATGGAAGTGA